A stretch of DNA from Cyprinus carpio isolate SPL01 chromosome A25, ASM1834038v1, whole genome shotgun sequence:
TGGGGTGAGCAGtggctcattatcatttaaagagacgtACACCAAATCaagtcgctgtgaacagagcttttttttgacaaggtaaaaaggtgttgttttacacaaccGTTGAGGAATTTTAACTAAagtattttacagacatttcatttaaaaccctaaagaatcatacctaCTTGTGATAAAATaggcatccaatgtcccctttaaagcTCTAGTTTGGAACTAGAAACCTGAACACAATCTGAAGTACTGTAGTAAATGTGTGGTCATTTGCATGTAGGAATAAATCACTCACCGTGACTGCATCCTCTTTGTTCCATATGACAGTGATGCCCATTTTGTAATAGAGCCTGATGTAAATTGTGTTCTCTTCCACAAGGATCCCTGCCTCATGCAGGGGAAGCGATttactaaataaaagaaaagattcaAAGTAAagcaatattatatttgtatctattttgtgttttgtgtatgagGATGTGAGCAGCACTTTAGTTCCCCAGAATCTTACTTTTCTCCATTGATCATGACCTGGCTCTTGGTCAAATTAAATGTGATGCCATTAATGGTAACCAAGACTCTGCTGATCTTTGGTGTTTTGGTTTGTCCTGTTCTGTTCACGTAAATTGAGAACAAAGAAATGGGGTCTTTGCAGTCAGACACCAGGTTATACTCGCATGTGCCTGGGAACTGATAAAAGTCCCCATCAAATGTCTTGAAGTGGAAGTTTCCCCACATGCTGCAGATGTTGTTGACATGGTCACTGGCACGAACTGGAACAAAATAAAAGAGAATGCAAACTTACATGTTCCCCTACAGTATGTTATTTATCAAGCATGGTTTTGCTTAAACTTTAAGTAATAATTTGAGGTGTTTTCGTTTATATGACATTCACATGTAATTGAGATGCATTTACAAcagtttcagttgtttttaagtttttctttaagTTCGTTGTCtgcattttacttttatttacttgaATGTCGGTGGCACAACTGTCCTtgccacatttaaaaacaaaatattgccCTTGAGTTTAAAGTGTAGGTCCATTACACATACTAAAGCAGAAATCTGTGACTAATTTTAAGTTATAGTTTCTTTGCAAATCTTTATAAGTACATCTCATAaagtataataaacataataataaacataaataatatattcacCTGTTTTTGCCGTTGTTGTTGGCCACATAGTCCCCATTGGAAATCCCATAAGTTCATAATCGATCATAAAGTCTTTAAACATCGAAAGACACATACAGTCATATAGTGTAGCTGATATTGTGAGTATTTCTTGCAGtaattaatcatgtttttttttgtttgttttttttcctaacCTGCTTGTATCAACTGCAGCCCCGCCAGTAGGACGACCCATCTCAGCATCCACATCTGGGACATCCTCACAGTCACCATAGAGGCAACAACCATCCTCAAGAGCTAATGTGAGCTATCTGCctaaacttttacttttatagtGACTAACAGTTTTCATTGGAATGTTATCTATGATCAGAAGGAGGTGCCTAGTATATACATTACCAtcaaattctaaataaatgtttaacatcACAAAGCTGTGTTTGAGACATTGAAACCTTGGTCAATGCATTTATCTCAATCTCAAATTAAACAAGGATGTGAGTCTTGGCAGTTGGGGTTGCACAGTAAACCATTCAATAAGTATCTATTTATCTAACCATTGCTGATTCTGGGTTAGCAGGAGAAGTCTATTTAGGCAGGGCCAGTTAGGCATTTGTAGTcccttctgcacaatctgactttgctgcaaaATTCAAATCTTTctttgcttattacttataaagcctgGATGGTTTAGTACCTCAGTAggatttgaacgagctcttgttacattatagtcctccacgtccgctgcgttctcaaaaccctggcaatttgataatacctataatggaataacctacctaacattgttcaggaggcagacacactcttgcagtttaaatctagattaaagacctatctctttaacctggcttacacataacacactaatatgcttctaatatcaaaaatccgttaaaggattttttaggctgcatttattaggtaaaccggaaccggaaacacagtcccataacacccgatgtacttgctacatcattagaagaatggcatctacgctaatattagtctgtttctctcttattccgaggtcaccgtagccaccagatccagtcccgGATGGTGGATCAGCAGTCActacagtcacccggatccagtatgtatccagcccagatggtggctcagcacctagaaaggaagacctctacagcccttgaaagacagcggagaccagaacaactagagccccagagacatcCCCCCATCCCCtctaaagaccttgtctcagacgaccatcgggacaagaccacgggaaacagatgattcttctgcacaatctgactttgctgcagcctggaattgaactgctggtttcgtctggcacCAGTTCAATGGCCCCCCGATTgagcctggttttctcccaaggatttttctccattctgtcacccgatggagttttggttccttgccgctgtccgcctctggcttgcttagttgggggacacttcattcacagtgatattgttgacttgattgcaaattattgccacagatactatttaaactgaactgagctgcatgatgacatcactgaattcaatgatgaactgcctttaactgtcattttgcattattgacacactgttttcctaattaatgttgttcagttgctttgacgcaatcttttttgtttaaagcgctatataaataaaggtgacttgacttgacttgatacaTATGAACCTATAGCCTATGTATTGTTTTATGTCAAATAATACCCAGGCCTGGGTGCCCCCCACCCCGCTTCCATGACcagaggtggacaaagtacacaattccattacttgagtgaaagtacagataccgctggtcaaatattactccattacaaCTGAAATTAAGTaccaaatgtaaatgtcattttttatgtCAATgcactgttttataatttttgtttgtaatacTGGCAATACCTTATGCCACAACACACtcggccagctaaccaatctgagccattgtgtatttctgagggaggggcttcacaGAACCAGGAACTCAACAGACCGTTTCAGGAGAATGGAAAAAgcggtgtagaataaaggtaaaatatgtgaaagaTAATGTGAACaaagcatgaacacatgttaCAGTGCTCCccacaaacacaatcaagcctttgAAAATGGCCGGCAGACCACCCTTTTAAAGCTCCAGGCCCTAGGGCCTAGGCAATTGCCTGCTCTGGCGCTGGTCCTGTATTTAggccattatttattattaaagcatttttatttaaggtgttattttgtctatttttgctcaaccaacaaacaaagcaacaaacataaataaagacCAACCAACCAAcgtaccacaaaaaaaaaaacacaggccgACAGCATGTTTAAACACTGAAAAGTCCCCATTTTgctgttttcaaaaacataaaaatattttctctatattctcgtgtgtttttttttcaatttgcaaGTGTTTTCTTAAGTTACAGTGCATTGAGCTCTCTCGTCCACCGTAGAATCAGTTATATCCATATATCTGCACTCTTGGAACATGGCAAATCCGATTTGAAgaccaaaacataaaaatatttaacttgcaAAAAGTTCTtctaacaatgttttttaaaaagtagcaaTGTTTTAAGgagtttattattttgtgtgaacTCAGCAACAGTAGCCTACTCTAAAATAGTTGGCAAAATTTACTCAAGTATTTGTTCAAAACTTGTTCAAATGTTGTCCCAATTTTCCAAATAGAGTCATCTGAACAATTTTATGTTGCACAATGTTGTGCAAGTTGCCAGCATGCATAGCAGCTTGAAatcttattaaaaatgattattgcTTTACATGTACTGTAGCTCCCAGTAGCTCCTTGCATTGCTAAATGCTAACAATCTTTAGTTGTCTTAGCCagaattattttgattaatgggCTGCCTGTTACTCATTAGAGGAATAAGAATATTGAAGTTATCAGTCGTTAACTGAGTTAACTTAAACTGATTGTATTAggttgctctttttttcttttttcgaggtagccttcttttttttctacagtgCATCAACAACTTTGCATGACTCAAATCAGtttgtacacattttttctctctccactggcatacaaattaaacaatatcaTTTTCTGCCTTTGGAAATCCTGTTTGGTTTTCATTGTAATACATGATCAAATCCAATAGTTAGGCTTCCACAGAAAGTCCacagaaatattcaaatatacCCATAGAATACAATGTAAGATGACTGGAACAACCAGCTGATCCAGATCCTGTTTGATGACTAATATTAATTCTTTACATGTAAATAAAGAGTAATTATGTTTGTAACTATCAAATATCTTTGATACATCACATGGCCATTATAATTATTacgttaaatgtattttatattaaatcaaatcaatacagTGATCTGCTTTCCAAAGACATCCTGTTAATGTTTGTTACTAAGTACATGGTCACTTTTTCTTGATTGTAAATACTTGTCTTGTATGATTAATTAGACCTGTTACATTACTAAATAAACACGTTTTCATATGATTTTTCCCCATGTAAGTAAAATATAGGAGTCTTTAACCAGTGCTAAAGATTGGGAGGAATACTGACATTCTCACAGTGAAAGAACTGCCGTTACACTGACAAAAGTCAAGATGCTGagaaaatattagcaaaaattTAATGGCTGCCATGCTATAGCTGTCCCATGACTGTCCATAAACAAACACtactataaaatagaaaaataggaGCAGTAAATCATTTCTGCAAGGTGATTCATGTGCTTTGGAGAAGTTAACAATTAAAAGCAACTTAGCTACATCATACAATTTTGGTGACAGAGTTTGggcattttttaaagcatttcccTAACCCAAACAGTAGATCATGGCACTAGGAACACCAAAGTAAGGACCAGATGCTAGATatgtgtaaataaacacaaaccccatacaaacatacaaacacaaagaTATTCTCAATTAACGactaaataaacatgcatttagttttaaaatgcctttttaattgcttttttaattGCTCATTTTAAGCAAGCAAAAGAGTACATATTtatcaaacaaagaaaaaagaaaagctctATAGATCACGTTTAAGAAATGTTAAACAAAGCATGTGCAATTAAAGTTATGATTTTGATTATGATGGGTGGATGATTCGCTGCTGCTCATGGAAGTCCTTTGGGTTTTCTTTGGTTGTCTTAAGTGAGTGTTTGGCCCACGTCCTCTCTATGGCAGTTAGCTCTGCTGCAGGCACACTTCTCAACATGGATGTATGTATGGGTCACTATGTTTCCATTTACGCAACCAAGATTCACTGTGCGATTACTTGCTTGAGTGGCCTGGCAACAGGTACAAGAGGACATTCCAGCTTGAATGTACCTACgaatgacagaaaaacacatgtaaagcatttcaaatcagtcacttatgagtGTCTGTTTCAGTTAGGATGCCAACTATGTCTGTAAAGCCTGTGTTAAACTTTTCGCATGACCAATCCGGACACGTACACGGACAGTGCGGACGCGGACTACAGAAAGTGTACGCTGATGGTCCGCTCCGCAACATATGTGTGAACAAACAATCGGCCAGAATTACTGCACATCTGGCTGTCTGTATATTGTTTTATCGACAGATTGTACAGGTTCGAGTAGCAATGGGCTTCTTCACACAGGCTGCGCATGTGCAATTGGTGCTTTTGAAGCCGCGCGTCACAAAAAATGGGAGGCATGCGGATGTCCACTCAGAGCCTCCGCGAACACTCTCTGATGACGAATTTTACGTCACACATACCATAGCGGACACTAGTGGACACGGAAGGTATAACACAGGTTAAGTCTGTGTCTGCTCACCTGCTAGAACTGGTACAGTCTCCACTACAAAATGTCAGGTCCATTTTCTTCTCTGACTGACAGTCTCTGTGTTTTATGTAACTGCGAATGGTCTGTAGTTGACATCCCTTAATTTGGTCAACACCTACAAACACGGgcaatagaaacaaaaaaaaaataataataaaataaacaaaaaaaaacaaaatattcttctaaaaaaaaatactcacaaaCAGGACAGCAGTCATCGGGTGACCGCTGAACAGTGCCCTGTAGAGCGAATCACAAAGGCAGAATGTTATCAATGTAATTTAATCACCATGATCAGTCagtataatatgtaaatatgtgtttgTGGGATATATGAAGTACTGACAGGCTTGCAGTTGGAAATGTTGAAAGGAGGGCACTGGACTGTGTATTTGTTGATGATGAACTGTCCATTAACTTTAGTACACGTGATTCTATCACAGCCCTGATTTGTAGAGGGCAAAGTCTTTCCTTCCTATGAACCAAAAGAGAACAAGGTCAAATTCATTGCAAAAAAATTTGCAATgattatttgaatgattattaTTTTCCTAGGTTTGTTAGGAAGAATGAGATTTTCAAGAAATAATGGCTTatgggtctgttcctcacacaaattcAAAAAACTTTACTGCAGTACTAATActttaataaggttttttttttttttttttttttttgtccctgatTATGACAATCCACTTATGTTGTTGAGGAGgaaaaaagcaacatgaactgtttcattttgtgttcaaagaaagaaaacagtatTAGTTTTAACATATGAGGGTATGTGGAGTACATTTTctgcatttataattaatttaacttttaaacatcTATTCCTTTAAGTTCCATTTAACCTGAATATTCCACACCTCAAGGTGACTGAACCTCTGACATTTGACCTTACCTTTAATGTATGATTGACACCATTGATATTGACAGTGCAGTGAGTTTGCACACACTTTCCACAGCAGTCATTAaggttatttttaatgtattcataaccctgtgaaaaataaatatcacatgaaGTCAGCGAAATTACCGTTGGTTCTGAGACAAGACGATCAAAATCTCATCACACAACTTACAGGATCACATTTCTCATTGCACTGCACAGATCCACATTTGACCTTGAACAACTGTGTTTCAGGATCCACGTCCTTCGTACAGATGCATTCCTGACAGTCAGTGACGGGGATGTTTGTACCAGGCTGGGGGAAGTGATGGGAGACATGAGAGTGTAAAACATTtagtacttaaaataaaaaactcaaaaatgtttgatttttaaaaaaaaaaatagtaatattcaaGTCATTCTAGTTACCATATATTCCATATTTAGGTGGACGCACACTTTCTTTGGCTCTGAGGAAgcaaacaaaaaagcacaaaactatACAGACTGATATTAAAGGGGATACCGACACcatctgagataaaaaaaaatgaataaaaataaaataagcatacaaatgtcacaaaaatgaactgatgtGTGGATAATAGCAATACCGCATTTGATTTCTGGACAGCATTTTCCATAAGGCACTTTCGGGACTGGGTCACGTCCGACTGGACACTTTTTATTCATAGGTGGGCACATGCTGCCATCACAGTCTACATCACATAAAGGAGACTTAATAAAGGgaagatgaaaaagaaacatCTTGCAAAAAACTGTACATAAACTTACTGCAAACTTGTTTACTGCAGCATGGGTCTGAAGGATTGGTGACATTCACCAGCACAAAGCCGGGCTCAGTGCAGATCTCAGGGTTGACATCTGAACACTTTTTGGGCTTACAGGTCACTGATTTGCTGTCCTTATTACAGATACACTCCTCACAGTTGTACTCGAAAACCTCATTGAACTGCCGCAAAATATCAAGAGAATTCTGTTAAAAGTCTATTTCCATCATTATTTAGCTTTGGCCATTATTTAGCATTATTCAGTTAAATCTTTAAATTCGGCATATGATGAAAATTCACTCTATTGATTTTGTAAATTCATGCTACAGGTTATAGTGTGAAGAATTAATCCATATATgcagttcttcttcttttttcaccTTGCAAGCAAATATAAATAGCATTACTCATATAAATTCATATGAGCTTGGCTTAAGTATGTTGCTAAGCCAAAATTGAACTCTGGTAAGCATAAAAATGCATAGTATTTTCATGCCAATATGCATGTGTGCTAACTATTTTATTGATACATTTtggtactgaatgattattattcatatttttctcaTGTCACCTGCCATCTTGGATGATTTTAATAAGTGAGCTTGCCGCAGTGTTTTGCGGAATGACCTTGAAGTTTAAGAATTATGAAATGAAATTCTAGTTTTGTCTAAACAGctaaattaaaactgttaaacACCACCGTACCTCACGTGGTGTTCGAGAGGCATCCAGGCAtcctaaaaacaaaaagagaagaaCAACATAAGATAGATATGTTCTTGAAAAGCAGCTAAGGTATGCAGGATGATGCAGAaaggcacacttttttttttacttctcaatTTGAATGCCTTATGCATGCACATAAACTTGAGTCAAAGGTTTCTCACCGCATTTTTTCACACAAACGTCTGTGTTCTTGTTGAAGAGTAATGTGCCCTTAGGACAAAAGCAGCCCTCTGTGGACACTGTAATGGTGTTCTGTTCAGGTCtgcaattaaaaaagtatttaaccttttttttattacacacatatCATCTAAgattcattcaaataaacatcTGCATAACACAATTTATTAACTCTTAAACTtcatattaatagttttttttttgttttcaagtacATGTCTGTCATATTCCCATCCCTCAGTTTA
This window harbors:
- the LOC109047389 gene encoding LOW QUALITY PROTEIN: intestinal mucin-like protein (The sequence of the model RefSeq protein was modified relative to this genomic sequence to represent the inferred CDS: deleted 1 base in 1 codon) yields the protein MHNWEVRLKTPSSSKIIPFECPPLQNITCENGPKKPGLVYDKYGLLQIFACDCFCEGWGDPHYNTFDGLYYSYQGNCTYILMEEIMPQYHLKIYIDSVYCDPVERVSCPRSIIVSYNKLVITLTNHNLLGGADLEAFVNNVKLRLPYFRKGVRVISSSLDLMLSIQQLGVNITFGATGFGINLPFQHFGDNTQGHCGTCNNNKADDCMIPGGILVDNCAVMADYWAASGVNSEICTPPTALPTAVGIRKSTSKPCQAHQDCNLLKSKLFEACHSHIPPKNFFLACQYDSCHMRNPALVCTSLQTYARACSQLGICIHWRNYTNLCKIECPADKVFNPCGPAEPPTCADIPEQNTITVSTEGCFCPKGTLLFNKNTDVCVKKCGCLDASRTPREFNEVFEYNCEECICNKDSKSVTCKPKKCSDVNPEICTEPGFVLVNVTNPSDPCCSKQVCNCDGSMCPPMNKKCPVGRDPVPKVPYGKCCPEIKCEPKKVCVHLNMEYMPGTNIPVTDCQECICTKDVDPETQLFKVKCGSVQCNEKCDPGYEYIKNNLNDCCGKCVQTHCTVNINGVNHTLKEGKTLPSTNQGCDRITCTKVNGQFIINKYTVQCPPFNISNCKPGTVQRSPDDCCPVCVDQIKGCQLQTIRSYIKHRDCQSEKKMDLTFCSGDCTSSSRYIQAGMSSCTCCQATQASNRTVNLGCVNGNIVTHTYIHVEKCACSRANCHREDVGQTLT
- the LOC122135671 gene encoding mucin-5AC-like, encoding MVVASMVTVRMSQMWMLRWVVLLAGLQLIQADFMIDYELMGFPMGTMWPTTTAKTVRASDHVNNICSMWGNFHFKTFDGDFYQFPGTCEYNLVSDCKDPISLFSIYVNRTGQTKTPKISRVLVTINGITFNLTKSQVMINGENKSLPLHEAGILVEENTIYIRLYYKMGITVIWNKEDAVTVELDSKYSNRTCGGVGWRFQWRSIRRLIPVRVSRPLTNNYHKAYYNNQGIYHIIYLNNNRDIPHHLTISYHKACLYNNRIYPSPTPSTTTKAYYDNRIPRGITLHPQSYPQSLLQQQNLPLTIKKLPQSLLQP